TCGCGTAGACCCGTACTTCGTGCTCCGTGCATTCGAACGCGGGTTTGATGGGGTTCTGATCGCGGCCTGTCATCCGGGTGACTGCCGTTACCACTCGGGGAACGAAAAGGCAGCGCAGCGCGTCCAGATGCTCAAAGAACTGCTGGGAGCCATCGGGATCGACGCGAAACGTTTGCGCCTTGACTATTTCGCATCAGTCGAGGGCGGGAAGTTCGCGCACCGTATTACAAAGTTCGTAAACGAGGTGCGGAACCTGGGCAGGAACGAGGTACGGGTAGAACGGCCCAAAGACGCGCCCGAGGAATTAGAGAGCATCATCGCTGATACCGCGGTATATTACTGTGCAGAATGTGGCAAATGTACCTCCATCTGTCCCGTTTCAGAAGCAAAGCCCTTCTCGCCCCGGGTTACGGTCGGCCAGGCCCTCTTCGGGTTCACAAACGACGTGGAGCAGGTAGCCTTCGATTGCCTCACCTGCGGGCGCTGTGGGGATATCTGTCCCGCGGTGGTTGATTTTCCTGAATTCATACGGCGCGTGCGCCGGCGGCTGCTCTTTGAGAGCTACGAGCCGAACCCGAGTCATGGCAACCTCTTCGTCTCATCGGCACGTATCATGTCGCAGACCGAGGTGGATGGCGGGATGAGACGCGCTCTGTTTAAAGAGCTCAAAACAAAGGCGCGGGGTGAGCTGGTATACTTCACCGGCTGCGCACCGCTCTATCAATTCCTCTTTAAGGATATTGGATGCGCGGTGGATCTACCCTTTGAGCGCATTGGCGCGGAGATCGCGAGTATCCCGCGTGATGCGGTCTTCTTGATGAACCGTGCTGGCGTAACGCCCGCAATTGCAGAGCGCGAGAAGTGCTGCGGGCACGACCTCTACTGGATCGGTGATGACGAAACCTTCCGGGCACTTGCCCGATACAACGCCACACTGCTCAGAGAGACGGGCGCGAAGCGCGTGGTCTGCTCATGCCCCGAGGGCTACTGGATACTGAAGCAGAAATATCCAGAATTTGTGGAGTTCGACTTCGAAGTCCTGCACATCTCCGAGCTCTTACAAGAGCTGGTGGAGCGTAGTGACCTGCAACTCGGCTCAGCGCCGGCGGACCGTGAGCGAATAAGTGTCACGTACCAGGATCCCTGCAGGTTGGGTAAATTGCTCGGGGTCTACGATGCGCCTAGATTCTTGCTGCAGGAGGCGGGATTTACCCTATCCGAGATGGCGCATGCACGGGAGATCGCGAACTGCTGTGGTGGTCCGAACGCGTGGGTGGGTTGCGGTAGTGCGCATCGGCGGATGCAGCTGACCCGGTTGGAGGAGGCAACTGCAACCGGTAGCGAGCTACTCGTGACTGCATGCCCGAAATGTCAGGCGCACTTGCGATGTGCGCAGCTGGGTGACCTCCCGCCAGGCCGATCTGTGAAGATCGAGATAAAAGATTTAGTAACCGTGCTCGCCGATGCGGTCAGAGAGGTGCACTGAGATGGGACGCGTGCTGGTAATCGGAGGTGGTATCGCGGGAATACAGGCAGCGCTGGACCTCGGCGATCGCGGACACGAAGTCTATCTGGTGGAGAAGAAGCCATCCATCGGAGGCCGGATGGCGCAACTGGATAAGACCTTCCCCACGAACGACTGCTCCATCTGCATCCTCGCTCCCAAGATGCTCGAATGCTTCGGACATCCGAACGTAACGGTCATAACGAACGCGGAAGTAATGGGCCTGGAGGGCGCGGCGGGGAACTTTACCGCACGTATCGTGAAGAAGCCGCGGTTCGTGGACGAGCACAAATGCACCGGCTGTGGGCGCTGTGTACTGGCCTGTCGGCTCAAAGCGCGGTATCCGGACGAATTCAATATGAATCTGGGCAAACGACCAGCTATATCGCTCTATTTCATCCAGGCAGTGCCCCGCGTCGCGATCATTGACGACGAGCACTGTCTCATGCTCACGAAGGGTAAATGCGGTAAATCCCCGCCCTGCGTCGAGGCCTGCGGGCCGGATGCGATCGATTTCGAGCAGCAGCCGGAAGAGCTTGAGCTCGACGTGGATGCGATCATCGTGGCCACGGGCTATGATTTCGCCGAGCCCACACAGTTCAAAGAGTACGGTTACAGCGTCTATCCGAATGTGCTCACGGCACTGGAATTTGAGCGGCTGATCTGCGCGGGCGGCCCGACGGAAGGGCACCTGCTACGGCCGTCTGACGGTAACGTGCCGCGGACGGTCGTCTTCATCCAATGTGTCGGGCTGCGCGATCGGAGCAATTACCCGTATTGCTGCAGTGTCTGCTGTTTAAATGCTACCAAGGGCGCGATACTCACCCGAGAGCATTACCCGGACACGAAGACCTACATTCTGTACTCTGAATTGCGGG
Above is a window of Methanomicrobia archaeon DNA encoding:
- a CDS encoding hydrogenase iron-sulfur subunit, translating into MSEEDFEPRIVVFCCTGCAYASADLSGATRLQYPPGVRIVRVLCAGRVDPYFVLRAFERGFDGVLIAACHPGDCRYHSGNEKAAQRVQMLKELLGAIGIDAKRLRLDYFASVEGGKFAHRITKFVNEVRNLGRNEVRVERPKDAPEELESIIADTAVYYCAECGKCTSICPVSEAKPFSPRVTVGQALFGFTNDVEQVAFDCLTCGRCGDICPAVVDFPEFIRRVRRRLLFESYEPNPSHGNLFVSSARIMSQTEVDGGMRRALFKELKTKARGELVYFTGCAPLYQFLFKDIGCAVDLPFERIGAEIASIPRDAVFLMNRAGVTPAIAEREKCCGHDLYWIGDDETFRALARYNATLLRETGAKRVVCSCPEGYWILKQKYPEFVEFDFEVLHISELLQELVERSDLQLGSAPADRERISVTYQDPCRLGKLLGVYDAPRFLLQEAGFTLSEMAHAREIANCCGGPNAWVGCGSAHRRMQLTRLEEATATGSELLVTACPKCQAHLRCAQLGDLPPGRSVKIEIKDLVTVLADAVREVH
- a CDS encoding CoB--CoM heterodisulfide reductase iron-sulfur subunit A family protein; the encoded protein is MRSERCTEMGRVLVIGGGIAGIQAALDLGDRGHEVYLVEKKPSIGGRMAQLDKTFPTNDCSICILAPKMLECFGHPNVTVITNAEVMGLEGAAGNFTARIVKKPRFVDEHKCTGCGRCVLACRLKARYPDEFNMNLGKRPAISLYFIQAVPRVAIIDDEHCLMLTKGKCGKSPPCVEACGPDAIDFEQQPEELELDVDAIIVATGYDFAEPTQFKEYGYSVYPNVLTALEFERLICAGGPTEGHLLRPSDGNVPRTVVFIQCVGLRDRSNYPYCCSVCCLNATKGAILTREHYPDTKTYILYSELRAVGKRSQEYLDRGESEYEITYVRGRPGEIIEDKETKNLIIKYEDMATGKLERIEAELVVLNTAPIPSKSAKELAAVLGIPVDEYGFFTPIDRLGAPIETNKAGIFLIGYAQGPKDIPESVAQASAAAAAASEIIARTGRDHIDGA